A stretch of the bacterium SCSIO 12827 genome encodes the following:
- a CDS encoding MBL fold metallo-hydrolase, producing the protein MSVTVTFVGSGDAFGAGGRFQTCYMVDAPGFRYVIDFGATSMTALNQLGIDHTTIDAVVLTHIHGDHCGGLPFFLMDSMLGAKRTKPLVIAGPRDTQARIAGICEALMPGMHAMSPKFQLDYVEMPVMQESQIGPLTVTPYPAAHTGETNPTSLRTEIAGKVVSYTGDSAWTKHMPALARDADLFICECYFYGKPIKFHMNYPDIVEHKNDLKPKRMILTHFSREMFPHRDEVPEETAHDGLVVNL; encoded by the coding sequence ATGAGCGTGACAGTCACCTTTGTCGGATCGGGCGATGCCTTCGGTGCCGGCGGCCGATTCCAGACCTGTTATATGGTCGACGCGCCGGGCTTTCGCTACGTCATCGACTTCGGCGCCACCAGCATGACCGCCTTGAATCAGCTCGGCATCGATCACACCACCATCGACGCCGTGGTGCTGACCCATATCCATGGCGACCATTGCGGCGGCCTGCCTTTCTTTCTGATGGATTCCATGCTGGGGGCCAAGCGGACGAAACCCCTGGTAATCGCCGGACCGCGCGACACCCAGGCCCGCATCGCGGGCATCTGCGAAGCTTTGATGCCGGGCATGCACGCCATGTCACCAAAGTTTCAACTGGATTATGTAGAAATGCCGGTCATGCAGGAATCACAGATCGGCCCGCTAACCGTCACCCCCTATCCGGCGGCACATACGGGGGAGACCAATCCCACCAGCTTGCGCACGGAGATCGCCGGGAAAGTCGTTTCCTATACGGGTGACAGCGCCTGGACCAAGCACATGCCGGCGCTAGCCCGGGACGCGGACCTGTTCATCTGCGAATGCTATTTCTACGGCAAGCCCATCAAGTTCCACATGAACTATCCCGACATTGTCGAGCATAAGAACGACCTGAAGCCCAAGCGCATGATCCTGACCCACTTCAGCCGTGAAATGTTTCCTCATAGAGACGAGGTGCCCGAGGAAACGGCCCATGACGGGCTGGTCGTCAATCTTTAG
- a CDS encoding CoA transferase, giving the protein MTSRSALQGITVLDMSRVLAGPSSTQLLGDLGAEVIKVERRGVGDETRTWGPPYMKDAQGGNSGESAYYLSANRNKRSVTVDIAKPEGVALIRRMLAKSDVLIENLKVGGMAKYGLSYDDLKANFPGLVYCSITGYGQTGPYAPRPGYDMMAQGLGGLISMTGEPGRLPVKVPIAVNDVMTGMYAAVAILAALRHRDATGEGQHIDLGLLDVQVGWLYNQGMNYLIGGTIPERLGTAHPNTVPYQAFETKDGFVIMGANNDDQFRRFCDMAGEPELATDPRFATNPDRLKNRDVLIAKVQEIMYRRTSTEWIEDLSAASLPVCPINDLEQVFADPHVQARGMKISMPHGAAGGQPVDMIGNPIKMSGTPVSYRRPPPTLGEHTDEVLHDVFGLSQDEVSRLRADEII; this is encoded by the coding sequence ATGACATCACGCAGCGCCCTGCAGGGAATTACCGTGCTCGACATGAGCCGGGTTCTCGCCGGCCCCTCATCGACCCAACTGCTTGGGGATCTCGGTGCCGAGGTCATCAAGGTGGAACGGCGCGGCGTCGGGGATGAGACCCGCACCTGGGGCCCGCCCTATATGAAGGACGCCCAAGGCGGCAACAGCGGCGAAAGCGCCTACTACCTGTCGGCCAACCGCAACAAGCGGTCCGTCACGGTCGATATCGCCAAGCCGGAAGGCGTCGCCCTGATCCGCCGCATGCTGGCCAAATCGGACGTGCTGATCGAAAACCTGAAGGTCGGGGGCATGGCGAAGTACGGCCTAAGCTACGACGACCTGAAGGCCAATTTCCCCGGCCTCGTTTATTGTTCGATCACCGGTTACGGGCAGACAGGCCCCTACGCGCCGCGCCCCGGGTACGACATGATGGCCCAAGGCCTGGGCGGCCTGATCAGCATGACCGGCGAACCCGGCCGGCTTCCGGTCAAGGTGCCGATCGCCGTCAACGACGTGATGACCGGCATGTACGCGGCGGTCGCCATCCTGGCGGCGCTGCGCCACCGGGACGCCACCGGCGAGGGTCAACACATCGACCTGGGCCTGCTCGATGTCCAGGTCGGCTGGCTCTATAACCAGGGCATGAACTATCTGATCGGCGGCACGATCCCGGAACGCCTGGGCACTGCCCACCCCAACACGGTGCCGTACCAGGCGTTCGAGACGAAGGACGGCTTCGTCATCATGGGCGCCAACAACGACGACCAGTTTCGCCGCTTTTGCGATATGGCAGGGGAACCTGAACTGGCCACTGATCCGCGCTTCGCAACCAATCCGGATCGGCTGAAGAACCGCGACGTCCTTATCGCCAAGGTGCAGGAAATCATGTACCGGCGGACCAGCACGGAATGGATCGAAGACCTGAGCGCGGCGAGCCTGCCGGTCTGCCCGATCAACGACCTGGAGCAGGTGTTCGCCGACCCCCACGTTCAGGCCCGCGGCATGAAGATTTCCATGCCCCATGGCGCCGCCGGCGGACAGCCGGTGGACATGATCGGCAATCCCATCAAGATGTCGGGAACGCCCGTATCCTACCGCCGCCCGCCGCCGACCCTGGGCGAACATACCGACGAAGTTTTGCACGACGTGTTCGGCCTGTCGCAGGACGAGGTTTCCCGTCTGCGCGCCGACGAAATCATCTAA
- the arsB gene encoding ACR3 family arsenite efflux transporter — MSLFERYLSLWVALCIVVGVALGHFQPGIFQAAGAMEIAQVNLPVAVLVWLMIIPMLVKIDFGALHQVKEHWRGVGVTLFINWAVKPFSMAALGWLFIGHLFAPYLPADQIQSYIAGLIILAAAPCTAMVFVWSNLTGGEPHFTLSQVAVNDVIMVFAFAPIVGLLLGLSAITVPWETLLLSVVLYIVVPVIIAQVLRRRLLARGGPETLAAALDRMGPASLIALLATLVLLFGFQGEQIIAQPLIIALLAIPILIQVYFNSGLAYLLNRAFGVDHCVAAPSALIGASNFFELAVATAIVLFGFESGAALATVVGVLVEVPVMLSVVKITNASKVWYEAGNAVRRRIGGQPMK; from the coding sequence ATGTCCCTTTTCGAACGATACCTCTCCCTCTGGGTCGCGCTCTGCATCGTCGTCGGCGTTGCGTTGGGCCACTTCCAGCCCGGCATCTTTCAGGCGGCCGGCGCGATGGAGATCGCCCAGGTTAATCTGCCGGTCGCCGTTCTTGTCTGGCTGATGATCATTCCCATGCTGGTAAAGATCGACTTCGGCGCCCTGCATCAGGTCAAGGAGCACTGGCGCGGCGTCGGCGTGACCTTGTTCATCAACTGGGCGGTGAAGCCGTTTTCCATGGCGGCCCTGGGCTGGCTGTTCATCGGTCATCTGTTCGCACCCTACCTGCCGGCCGACCAGATCCAGTCCTACATCGCCGGGCTGATCATTCTGGCGGCGGCCCCCTGCACCGCCATGGTCTTCGTCTGGAGCAACCTGACCGGGGGCGAGCCTCATTTCACCCTCAGTCAGGTCGCCGTCAACGATGTCATCATGGTGTTCGCCTTCGCACCCATCGTCGGACTTCTGCTGGGCCTGTCGGCGATCACCGTGCCGTGGGAAACGCTGTTGCTGTCTGTCGTGCTCTACATCGTCGTGCCGGTTATCATCGCCCAGGTCCTGCGCCGCCGCCTGCTTGCCCGGGGCGGCCCCGAAACGTTGGCCGCTGCCCTTGACCGCATGGGACCGGCATCCCTGATCGCCCTGCTGGCGACGCTGGTCCTGCTGTTCGGTTTCCAGGGCGAACAGATCATCGCCCAACCCCTGATCATCGCGCTCCTGGCTATTCCCATTCTAATCCAGGTCTATTTCAATTCCGGCCTGGCCTATCTGTTGAACCGGGCTTTCGGGGTCGACCATTGCGTCGCCGCACCGTCGGCGTTGATCGGCGCCAGCAATTTCTTCGAACTCGCCGTCGCCACCGCCATCGTGCTGTTCGGTTTCGAATCCGGGGCGGCGCTGGCAACCGTCGTCGGCGTGCTGGTCGAGGTGCCGGTCATGCTTTCGGTGGTGAAGATCACCAACGCCAGCAAGGTCTGGTACGAAGCCGGAAACGCTGTCCGGCGCCGCATCGGCGGACAGCCAATGAAGTAG
- a CDS encoding arsenate reductase ArsC: protein MNDNDIPFNVLFLCRGNSARSILAETILSRHGAGKFKAFSAGSQPAGQVHPYVIDLLGHQNYPVSELRSKDWSEFAEPNAPKMDFVFTVCDQTANEVCPVWPGQPMTAHWGIPDPAAFEGTEAEKRAVFAETMRYLTNRISVFVNLPIRSLDKLALQRRLDEIGRPMSDSA from the coding sequence ATGAATGACAACGACATCCCGTTCAACGTTCTGTTCCTGTGCCGCGGCAATTCGGCCCGCAGCATCCTGGCCGAGACCATCCTGAGCCGCCACGGCGCCGGCAAGTTCAAGGCATTCAGCGCCGGCAGCCAGCCGGCCGGACAGGTCCACCCCTATGTGATCGACCTTCTGGGCCATCAGAATTATCCCGTGTCGGAATTGCGGTCCAAGGATTGGTCGGAATTCGCGGAACCGAATGCGCCGAAGATGGATTTCGTGTTCACGGTTTGCGACCAGACCGCCAATGAAGTTTGCCCCGTATGGCCGGGACAGCCCATGACCGCCCATTGGGGCATTCCCGACCCTGCCGCGTTCGAGGGCACCGAAGCGGAAAAGCGGGCCGTGTTCGCGGAAACCATGCGCTACTTGACCAACCGGATTAGCGTATTCGTGAATCTGCCGATCCGCTCGCTCGACAAGCTGGCCCTGCAAAGACGCCTCGACGAGATCGGCCGCCCCATGTCGGACAGCGCCTGA
- a CDS encoding helix-turn-helix transcriptional regulator: protein MNDQDNYVALFAALSHDLRLAVFRLLMSAGPSGLPAGDVAKALDVPPSTLSSHLAQMSQAGLLRSTRRRQQILYAVDVEGTRRLITYLTEDCCGGRPEICGYGTPALQTRAAATCKEKETSDE, encoded by the coding sequence ATGAACGATCAAGATAATTACGTCGCCCTGTTCGCCGCCCTCAGCCACGACCTCCGCCTGGCGGTGTTTCGTCTGCTGATGTCCGCCGGCCCGAGCGGCCTGCCTGCGGGGGACGTCGCGAAAGCGTTGGACGTTCCGCCGTCCACCTTGTCGAGCCATTTGGCGCAAATGAGCCAAGCCGGTTTGCTGCGGTCGACGCGCCGCCGGCAGCAGATTCTCTATGCGGTCGACGTCGAAGGGACGCGGCGCCTGATCACCTACCTGACCGAAGACTGCTGTGGGGGCCGCCCGGAAATCTGCGGCTACGGAACGCCCGCACTCCAAACCCGCGCCGCTGCCACATGTAAGGAGAAGGAAACCTCCGATGAATGA
- a CDS encoding tripartite tricarboxylate transporter permease, whose amino-acid sequence MLANLTAAIELVATVQNLAFSCLGIILGFLFGALPGIGGNVAIGLLIPFTYYLDPVVGIVCLLAIGKGTSFGGSIPAILLNMPGTSQASFTAIDGHQLTQKGQSKKALHTALYSSVIGDLFSDIVLLLVAAPIAAVALKVGPPEYAAIVLFALLIIGAMVGSSPIKGMISTGFGLLLGTVGRDLFTAKARFTFDIANLDDGFAIVPILLGLLVFSEAFVQLRKETGGHHEDIALNGMALSRGGESLKISELIPLLPTILRSGAIGTFIGATPGLGATVGAFLSYLTAKRLSRPEDKIGQGGLKGIAAAEAGNSAGTGANLIPLVTLGIPGNIEAALVLGAFMIHGLTPGPFLMEQQGPIVYAIFLSLIVANLLLISMGFGFIRLARYALAIDKRILFPLILLVATIGVYATTRQIFDVGVMYLFGVLGYAMRRAGFSPLPMLIAFLLGPLLEDGVRRALIMSGGNPVIFLERPISLVFVGLAALTLVAMIWRGVRNRQIAAAAASAAD is encoded by the coding sequence TTGCTCGCAAATCTCACAGCAGCTATAGAGTTAGTTGCCACCGTTCAGAATTTGGCCTTTTCCTGCCTGGGGATCATCCTGGGGTTCCTGTTCGGGGCCCTTCCCGGCATCGGCGGAAATGTCGCCATCGGCCTGTTGATCCCGTTCACCTACTACCTGGATCCGGTGGTGGGCATCGTGTGTTTGCTGGCGATCGGCAAGGGCACCAGCTTCGGCGGCAGCATTCCGGCGATCCTGCTCAACATGCCGGGAACGTCGCAGGCGAGCTTTACCGCCATCGACGGCCATCAACTGACACAGAAGGGCCAGTCCAAGAAGGCGCTGCACACGGCGCTCTACTCCTCGGTCATCGGCGATCTGTTCTCCGATATCGTGCTGCTGCTGGTGGCGGCCCCCATCGCCGCCGTGGCCCTCAAGGTCGGGCCGCCGGAATATGCCGCCATCGTCCTGTTTGCGTTGTTGATCATCGGCGCCATGGTCGGCTCCTCGCCGATCAAGGGCATGATCTCGACCGGGTTCGGGTTGTTGCTGGGCACCGTCGGGCGCGACCTGTTCACGGCCAAGGCGCGATTCACCTTCGATATCGCCAACCTGGACGACGGGTTCGCCATCGTGCCGATTCTTCTGGGGCTGCTGGTGTTTTCCGAGGCCTTCGTTCAGCTGCGTAAGGAAACCGGGGGCCACCACGAGGACATTGCGCTCAACGGCATGGCCCTGAGCCGCGGCGGTGAATCGCTGAAGATTTCCGAACTCATCCCCTTGTTGCCGACCATTCTGCGCTCCGGCGCCATCGGGACCTTCATAGGTGCCACGCCCGGCCTGGGCGCCACTGTGGGCGCGTTCCTGTCCTATCTGACGGCCAAGCGCCTGTCGCGGCCCGAAGACAAGATCGGCCAGGGCGGCCTGAAGGGCATCGCCGCGGCGGAGGCCGGTAACAGCGCCGGCACCGGCGCCAATCTCATTCCCCTGGTCACCCTGGGCATTCCCGGCAATATCGAGGCCGCGCTGGTCCTGGGCGCTTTCATGATTCATGGGCTGACGCCGGGGCCGTTCCTCATGGAACAACAAGGGCCCATCGTCTATGCCATCTTCCTCAGCCTGATCGTCGCCAATCTGCTGCTGATTTCCATGGGTTTCGGATTCATTCGCCTGGCCCGTTATGCCTTGGCCATCGACAAGCGCATCCTGTTCCCCTTGATTCTTCTGGTCGCGACCATCGGCGTCTACGCGACAACGCGCCAGATCTTCGATGTTGGGGTCATGTACCTGTTCGGCGTCCTCGGCTACGCCATGCGCCGCGCCGGGTTCTCGCCCCTGCCCATGCTGATCGCGTTCCTTCTGGGGCCGTTGCTGGAGGACGGGGTGCGCCGCGCGTTGATCATGTCCGGCGGCAATCCGGTGATCTTCCTGGAGCGTCCGATCTCACTGGTCTTCGTCGGCTTGGCGGCGCTGACACTGGTTGCCATGATCTGGCGCGGCGTCAGAAACCGGCAGATCGCCGCCGCGGCCGCATCGGCCGCGGATTGA
- a CDS encoding tripartite tricarboxylate transporter substrate binding protein, with protein MAITRFRRLLGAMAFTAAGLAAALNTAPVQAAFPEKPITILIGYGPGGMTDVSTRILAEKMEKILGVDVLVENKPGAGGTLAWASLLERPADGYTMTSFGSSAYVTAVMLDRKIGLKDFSPIGRFMVQQRVLFSRKDMPFKTLEEMMTYAKDKPVTFADGGAFWAARTVEAFAKQFDLKIRLVPFRSGAEGSAAILGGHVATAETGVGTGAWLGATRKGTLNILGVLSPGNLDEVGQPGVKSISEVGAKHLAEMTYGYAAKSGTPADRLKILADAVEKALADPDTHKKFKARDLIPGWSPGGEYMTYLDGLTTEAKALKAYLGE; from the coding sequence ATGGCTATCACGCGTTTCCGCCGCCTTCTCGGCGCCATGGCCTTCACGGCCGCGGGCCTTGCCGCGGCCCTCAATACCGCCCCCGTTCAGGCGGCGTTTCCCGAAAAACCCATCACCATTCTGATCGGCTACGGTCCCGGCGGGATGACCGACGTATCGACGCGCATTCTCGCGGAGAAAATGGAGAAGATCCTGGGCGTCGACGTCCTGGTCGAAAACAAACCGGGCGCCGGTGGTACCCTGGCCTGGGCATCGTTGCTTGAACGGCCGGCCGATGGCTACACCATGACCAGCTTCGGGTCCTCCGCCTATGTCACCGCGGTCATGCTCGACCGCAAGATCGGCCTCAAGGACTTCTCCCCCATCGGGCGTTTCATGGTGCAGCAGCGCGTGCTGTTCTCGCGCAAGGACATGCCCTTCAAGACGCTTGAAGAGATGATGACCTACGCCAAGGATAAGCCGGTCACCTTCGCCGACGGCGGCGCCTTCTGGGCGGCGCGCACGGTCGAGGCCTTCGCCAAGCAGTTTGATCTGAAAATTCGTCTGGTGCCGTTCCGCAGCGGCGCTGAAGGGTCCGCCGCCATCCTGGGCGGTCACGTCGCGACGGCGGAAACCGGCGTCGGGACCGGCGCCTGGCTGGGCGCCACGCGCAAGGGCACGCTGAACATTCTGGGTGTGCTCAGCCCCGGCAACCTGGACGAAGTCGGCCAGCCCGGCGTCAAAAGCATTTCCGAAGTCGGCGCCAAACACCTGGCGGAAATGACCTACGGTTATGCCGCCAAGTCCGGCACGCCGGCGGACCGGCTCAAGATTTTGGCCGATGCCGTGGAAAAGGCGCTTGCCGATCCGGACACGCACAAGAAGTTCAAGGCCCGCGACCTGATCCCCGGCTGGAGCCCCGGCGGTGAATACATGACGTACCTCGATGGCCTGACCACCGAGGCCAAGGCCCTGAAGGCCTACCTCGGCGAATGA
- a CDS encoding GntR family transcriptional regulator, producing the protein MSLSDGTASTETAAAPAAGGTGKPETSELERLAQDERIQALQAALTRAVAQRGESKIHTLSDALFNLIERGFWRSGDKLPGERELSLVLHLSLGTVQAALRELVTARLLERRRGAGTFVADARELGSSIWHFRFRTLDGRNLLPWASKILSIDEISEQGPWADFLGFAPSYIRIRRLNDMRDFKVYSEMHLDGPRFRPLLDVPYDLLSQKNIRIFLHERYNAPTFRGVHRVLSTTITDNIAPLIDVAPGSHGLLIKALGFTFRDQPISYQTIVVPETPYELEILG; encoded by the coding sequence TTGAGCCTTTCCGATGGGACGGCGTCCACCGAGACCGCCGCCGCGCCTGCGGCGGGCGGCACGGGAAAGCCCGAGACGTCGGAACTTGAACGCCTGGCCCAGGATGAACGCATCCAGGCCCTGCAGGCCGCGCTGACGCGGGCCGTGGCGCAGCGGGGCGAATCCAAAATCCATACCCTGAGCGACGCCTTGTTCAACCTGATTGAACGCGGCTTCTGGCGGTCCGGTGACAAGCTTCCGGGCGAACGGGAACTCAGTCTCGTCCTGCACCTCAGCCTGGGCACGGTTCAGGCCGCGTTGCGCGAACTGGTCACCGCGCGGCTTCTGGAACGGCGCCGGGGGGCGGGGACCTTTGTCGCCGACGCCCGGGAACTGGGCTCAAGCATCTGGCATTTCCGCTTCCGCACCTTGGACGGCCGGAACCTTCTGCCCTGGGCAAGCAAGATCCTGTCCATCGACGAGATCAGCGAGCAGGGCCCCTGGGCCGACTTCCTGGGCTTCGCACCCAGCTATATCCGTATCCGCCGCCTCAACGACATGCGGGACTTCAAGGTTTATTCGGAAATGCATTTGGACGGGCCGCGCTTTCGTCCGCTGCTCGACGTGCCCTACGATCTGTTGTCCCAGAAGAACATCCGCATCTTTCTTCATGAGCGCTACAACGCGCCGACCTTTCGCGGCGTTCACCGCGTTTTATCGACCACCATCACCGATAACATTGCCCCCCTGATCGACGTGGCGCCGGGATCGCACGGGCTGTTGATCAAGGCTCTGGGGTTCACCTTCCGCGACCAGCCGATTTCCTATCAGACCATCGTCGTGCCCGAAACGCCCTACGAATTGGAAATTCTGGGGTAA